A single region of the Amphiura filiformis chromosome 7, Afil_fr2py, whole genome shotgun sequence genome encodes:
- the LOC140158027 gene encoding beta-1,3-galactosyltransferase 2-like, whose product MDVKKKTVIWVAAILYAVVLVKLLIHVDRYFIKPYGSYADFESKRVQSFQVRIRNYGQTTPRLLPIATTVVNMSRITDTTNMTNDTCTSIFGNNMTAEEQIIAKNGSLHFELDDCRSKGEISNYYLSFRKGFSETDIVIFVLSKWSHFRQRETIRKTWGNELVANSTLNAQIALLFITGKGDPEFQHHVVKEFQEHEDILIGEFPEDEHKDRSKSDVLKFLLGVDLIVGHHTSNPVVVVAFDDFYINLSLLLQNLQSVLLNTTLQDKFWIGTVRKGKTPIRDRKSRWFLAAKDYPSSNLPTFCSMETGFVLTFGAAKDLHARFIAQHYAILPLMDVFIGVAARDGNWSIRQDESVIPIWPKSEDICSVKHQTITTGFYSPQLLSTAHTTRYNSTFYMSKQIQRLCFDPDLNALLPSNVSSINLIQGVLSYATNPENTCRSGGGRSNQEVFMIMLISSKPEHFDRRLVIRKTYGKETIIQNKHVRLLFVLGLSQTETINTNVQNEATIYKDMIIFDFQESHLHLTLKVIGGLKWVTEHCQKAKFMYKGTMTCLLTLTLSLLI is encoded by the coding sequence ATGGACGTGAAAAAGAAGACGGTGATATGGGTGGCCGCAATTCTCTACGCAGTTGTTCTGGTTAAACTTCTAATTCATGTTGATAGATATTTTATCAAACCATACGGTTCATATGCAGATTTTGAAAGCAAAAGAGTTCAATCTTTTCAAGTACGAATACGTAATTACGGACAGACTACGCCAAGGCTGCTACCCATCGCCACGACTGTTGTTAACATGAGTCGAATAACTGACactactaacatgactaatgacACATGTACATCCATATTTGGTAACAATATGACAGCAGAGGAACAAATAATTGCGAAAAATGGTAGTCTACACTTTGAACTTGACGATTGTCGTAGCAAAGGTGAAATAtctaattattatttatcatttcgAAAGGGTTTTTCAGAAACAGATATTGTAATATTCGTGCTGTCGAAGTGGAGCCACTTTCGCCAACGTGAGACTATACGAAAAACATGGGGTAACGAATTAGTAGCGAACAGCACTCTGAATGCTCAAATTGCTCTTTTGTTTATCACCGGAAAAGGAGATCCCGAATTTCAACATCATGTTGTAAAAGAATTTCAAGAACATGAGGACATTCTTATAGGTGAGTTTCCAGAGGATGAACACAAAGACAGGTCTAAGAGTGATGTCTTAAAATTTCTCCTCGGAGTAGACTTGATTGTTGGCCATCATACTTCGAATCCAGTTGTGGTTGTTgcatttgatgatttttacatcaaTCTCTCTTTGCTGCTTCAAAACCTCCAATCTGTACTGCTAAATACCACATTGCAGGACAAGTTTTGGATTGGCACAGTGAGAAAGGGTAAAACACCAATTCGCGACAGAAAAAGTCGATGGTTCTTAGCTGCAAAAGACTATCCGTCTTCTAACCTACCAACATTTTGTTCCATGGAAACTGGGTTTGTGCTTACATTTGGAGCAGCGAAAGATTTACATGCCCGGTTTATTGCTCAACATTATGCAATTCTTCCACTTATGGATGTTTTTATAGGAGTTGCCGCAAGGGATGGCAATTGGTCCATAAGGCAAGATGAATCGGTGATTCCAATTTGGCCAAAATCTGAAGATATATGCTCAGTGAAACATCAGACAATAACAACTGGTTTTTACTCGCCACAACTGCTATCTACCGCACATACTACTAGATACAATTCTACTTTCTATATGTCAAAGCAAATCCAACGACTCTGTTTCGATCCAGATTTGAATGCACTTCTACCATCTAACGTTTCAAGTATAAATTTGATTCAAGGTGTGTTAAGCTATGCAACTAATCCTGAAAATACATGTAGAAGTGGTGGTGGTCGCTCCAATCAGGAGGTTTTCATGATAATGTTGATCAGTTCAAAACCGGAGCACTTCGATCGCCGTCTAGTAATACGTAAAACCTATGGAAAAGAGACAATTATACAAAACAAACACGTACGGCTCCTGTTTGTGCTTGGCTTATCCCAAACCGAAAcaatcaatacaaatgtacaaaATGAAGCTACAATTTACAAGGATATGATAATTTTCGATTTTCAGGAATCCCATCtacatttgactctaaaagtaATCGGTGGATTGAAATGGGTGACTGAACATTGCCAGAAAGCAAAGTTTATGTACAAAGGGACGATGACATGTTTGTTAACATTGACGTTATCGTTGCTCATTTGA